AAAGTAGCCAGGACCACGGCTCGTACCACCTTTTGAAACTGATCAATCAGCCGCTTCTGATAATCAACATGAACGGGAATCAGAGACTGTGTTGATTCAATCAGCAGGTAACCATCAGCCAGGAAATAATATAAGGCGATGATAAACATGACCCATGCAATCAGCGCAGAGAACAGGCTTCCCAGCAGTCCGACCGTTGAAGCGGCAATGCCCAGCGAACGCTTAGCAATAGGCACCAGTGTTGCCTGCAGATTCTTACGGATAAAATCTTCTGAGATTTGAGGGTTGGCTGATTTTTCTGTATTCGCCAGCGGATCCACATCGTGATCCAGATATTCGTTCGACCATTCCACAAACTGATGAAATTTATCGTTGCTGATTTCCACTTTTTCACGAACCGTTTTGACGGTCTTATTCCAGTTTGCCTCGTCCAGGGTATTGACGACTGTCGTAAACAGCTGCAGGGATCCCAGAAATATTCCCACACATAAGGGAACCAGAATGGCAGAGACGATCAATGTGGTCGTCAGACCCGCGGCGATGCGGACATGCCCTCGGGTGCGTCTGATAAAATAATTCATTAAAGGCTGGCTGATCATGGCCACAACCGCTGCCAGGAATAAAGGCAGAATGAAAGGCATGATGACTTTGAAGAACATGATCCCCAGAAAGAGAATCAGGCAGAAGATAACGGAGAGTGAAACGAGCCGTACCATGAACCATTCCTATTCACTGATTTATCTATGGAGAGGTACGATCGGGCAAATGATCGGACTCTATGGTATTTAACAACTTACATCAATTTTATTGGAAAAGATAGGCAAATTCACTCCCTGCTGAAACGGAGCTTTTCTATGATCAGATCTAATATTTTCCAATCCTGATCGCAATTTTTTAGACCGAGTCGCTACAATACAGTTTTCTACTCCCATTCAGCAATGATTTGGATCGGGATCAGTTTATCTGTCTCGACAGAACCGGAGTCTGGTATGAAACGT
The sequence above is a segment of the Gimesia algae genome. Coding sequences within it:
- a CDS encoding AI-2E family transporter — translated: MVRLVSLSVIFCLILFLGIMFFKVIMPFILPLFLAAVVAMISQPLMNYFIRRTRGHVRIAAGLTTTLIVSAILVPLCVGIFLGSLQLFTTVVNTLDEANWNKTVKTVREKVEISNDKFHQFVEWSNEYLDHDVDPLANTEKSANPQISEDFIRKNLQATLVPIAKRSLGIAASTVGLLGSLFSALIAWVMFIIALYYFLADGYLLIESTQSLIPVHVDYQKRLIDQFQKVVRAVVLATFLAAIGQGFTTAIALSMVGFDHFIVFLILATITSMVPLLGSWLIWMPCAVWLMYQGHWGSAVFLILIGTLVVGTMDNIIRTYVLQSDAKLHPLLAFVSVLGGLQMMGLWGVFIGPIVASCLHALVQIFNTELKAFSQEKFHTQGLLETISEDPEIPKSDPTDEKPAESTISEASAEESKAQQKAESKPASEPAKSPPQKKKKRRR